In Sulfuricurvum sp., the sequence CATTGAACCTATGGCGCTTAAAAAGTCGATTCGTTTCCATTATCCCGAAATGATCTCTTTGGGTCTTTATTTGGATCGGCAGCTTATCCATCAGGTTTTGTTGAATTTACTGAGTAATGCGATTAAATTCACCCCCGAAGGGGGAGAAGTGACAATGTCGGTTGATTTTGATGACGAGAAACGGGTGTACCGTTTTAGTATTTGCGATACCGGTATAGGAATTGAGGCAAAAGACATTGCAACGCTGTTTGATCCGTTTACGCAGGTTGAAAGTCCGTTTCAAAAATCCTCAAAAGGGACCGGACTGGGGCTGGCTATTACAAAACGTATCATTGAGGATTTGCACGGAGGCCATTTATGGGTCGACAGCAAACCGGGAATCGGATCATGTTTTTATTTTACAATCCCGGTATCTCAGACCCAAAATACGGTGGAACGGTATGTGTCTTCCAATGAAAAAGCCAAACGGATGCTGATTGTGGAAGATGCCCTTGAATACCAAAAAATATTGATTGATCGCTTAAGTGAATATTATCATTTGGTTGTGACTAATTCCGTAAATAAAGCCAAAGAGCTGCTGGAAGGGGAAAGTTTTGACTTTATTGTCCTCGACTTTTTCTTGGTAGACGGTATCAGCTCGGAAGTACTTCAATTTATGGAAAATAACCGTATCTTAACGCCTGTCATTATCATCTCTGCGGAAGATGACAGTAAACTCATCGCTCATCTGCCTGATACGGAGAGTGTTGAAGGGATATTTAACAAAGCCCACATGCAAGAAATTTGCGATTATTTAACCCAACGACTTTAAGGAGAAAAATTTTATGGTTAATGAGATAAAAAGTCTTCCCCCACTTCCGGCTTCGATTGTACGGATCCATGAGTTATGTATGAGCACAGATACGGATATTGATGAGCTTGCAAAAGTGATTGAGGGTGACCCAATGCTCAGTGCAAATATTCTTAAGTCGGTCAATTCGCCGTTGTACGGAATGAGCAAAGAGATATCTTCTATCCCGCAGGCGATTATGCTGTTCGGGATTTCGATGATTCGCGGATTTGCTGCTGCAAATGCCATTAAAAAAGCCATACAGATAGATTTGACTCCTTATGGCGTCACGATTGAGAGTTTAACGGAAACATCGACATTACAAACGGCGCTAATACGTGAATGGTACCGCAATGTTGACAAAACCATGCTGCCGTTATTGCAAAGCTGTGCATTCTTTATGGAGCTTGGAAAACTCTTGGCATCGCTCAGAGTGATTGTTTCCGGAGAATTTGAACGTTTTTCACAAGAAATGACACAAGACAAATCCATTATAGAGATTGAACGGTGCTATCTCGGTATGAGCAGTTACGAGATTGCGTCAATGATGTTTGAACATTGGAATTTCGAAACGCCATTGGTCGAAGCGCTTAGAGATATCTCCAATCCGGAAACGACCAATCCCTATTCACAGGTTTTAAGTGTTGTCGTCAAAGCGGTAAATGTTCGTCAGGCTCTAAGTGAGAAAGGTAAAAACGAGGCATTTGAAGCAATTGCAACATTAGGACTAAATCGGGAAGCCTTTGAAGAGGCGCTTATATCGCTTAAAAGCCGAAACAAAGAATGAGAGTCTGATTTACTATAAGGGGTAAGAATGCACAGTGAACAATTACGATGGAGCGAGAAAGACGGATGGATCGGTTATGATGCAGTGCAGGGGCCGATGCGTAATTTGGTACTTGTTTTTTTCGATAATGCCAAGTGCCTGGAAACGCAGTGGTATGAAACGCTTAGCGGCATGTATCCGAATGCTGTGATCATCGGAGCCAGCAGTTCCGGCAACGTATCGAATACAACGATCAGCGATCATGATGCCGTAGTAACCGCAATCACCTTTGAACGTTCCGCTGTCCGCTGTGTTTCCAAAAAGATTGCCGATTGTGCAGATGCAGAAACACTCGGAGCAACTTTGGGTCAAGAGCTACTGGGAGAATCTCTGCGACATGTAATGATTCTTTCGGACGGATTGCTGATAAACGGTAGCGAGCTCGCCCGCGGATTTTCACAGGTATTGCACGAGGGAATTGCCATTACAGGCGGATTGGCTGGAGACGGGACGCGGTTTGGAACAACCTATGTCATGGCGCAAGCTCCGGCACAGACCGGGATCGTTGCGGCAATCGGATTATACGGAGAGACGCTTCAAGCGAAAAGCGGATGTTTCGCAGGATGGGAAGAGTTCGGCCCGGAACGGGTCATCACGCGCTCCAAAGGGAATATTCTCTATACGATTGATGATAAACCGGCATTAGCGTTGTACAAGAGTTATTTGGGAGAGTTTGCTGTCGATTTGCCCGGAAGCGGGCTTCGTTTCCCGATGAGTGTACGAGAAGACAGAACTGCCATTCCGATCATACGAACCTTGTTGGCGGTGAATGAAGAGGAACAAAGTCTTACTTTTGCGGGAGATGTTCCTGAGGGAAATTTATGTCGATTGCTAAAAACCAATATGGATCTTTTAATCGAGCATGCGGGGTTGGCGGCACAAGCGTCTAAATTGGATCAGGACCAAGAATTTTTGGTTATTGCTGTCAGCTGCGTTGGTCGGCGTTTGGTATTGGGGCAGCTGTGCGAAGAGGAGATTGAAATTATTCGTGAAACGCTTGGCGAAAAAGCGGTGATTACCGGATTTTATTCGTATGGCGAATTGTCTGAACTGGGTGCATCGCGCTGTACGCTTCATAATCAAACCATGACTCTGGTCAGTATTTACGAGTAGGAACCGAAATGTCTGAACTGCCGTATCATCGTTTATTGATTCGACAAATGCGGCGGTTCGTTCGACCTGAATTAGTGGAAGAATTAACCCCGTTTTTAGAAAGTATCAATACATTTTATGAGGATGCAGACAAAGAACGCAAACTTTTGGAACATACGCTTGACGTGAGTTCAAAAGAGCTCGAAGATGCAAATCGATCTTTGATGCAGCGGCATAAAGAGATGCATGACTCGATTTTAAATGCGCTTAGCGTCGGGCTGTTTGCCGTCGATATCAAAGGTAATGTAATTTTTGCAAACGAAAGCGCTTCTTCTATGTTGGGGCGCAATGAAGCACAATTGATCGGGCATAATATAGAAACATTTTTGCAAGATAGTGACATAGCCGAAATCATCAAGTATGGAGCAGGTTTCGGACGGAAAGAGGGGGAAACGCAGATCTTCGGGGCTGAGGGTAAAATTATCCCTATCCGATTTTCTGCTTATCCGATTATGGAAGGTGATACCCCCAAGGGGATCGTTTTTTCATTTTCTGACATCACGTTGGACCAAAAACGCCAAGAGTTGATCGATTTGCAGCAGCTTGCTCTGGAATCGACGGCTACAATGATGCTGATTGCCGACAGCCATGGGAATATACAATACGCTAATGGCGAATATTTACGTTTTAGCGGATATGATCAAGAAGAAATTGTGGGTAAAAAATCTCACTTTATCGCAGATGAGCAGATTAATGACCCCTCACTCATCCAAGAGTGTTGGAAAACGGTTAAAAGTGGACACGTTTGGGATGGAGAACTT encodes:
- a CDS encoding HDOD domain-containing protein; amino-acid sequence: MVNEIKSLPPLPASIVRIHELCMSTDTDIDELAKVIEGDPMLSANILKSVNSPLYGMSKEISSIPQAIMLFGISMIRGFAAANAIKKAIQIDLTPYGVTIESLTETSTLQTALIREWYRNVDKTMLPLLQSCAFFMELGKLLASLRVIVSGEFERFSQEMTQDKSIIEIERCYLGMSSYEIASMMFEHWNFETPLVEALRDISNPETTNPYSQVLSVVVKAVNVRQALSEKGKNEAFEAIATLGLNREAFEEALISLKSRNKE
- a CDS encoding FIST N-terminal domain-containing protein — encoded protein: MHSEQLRWSEKDGWIGYDAVQGPMRNLVLVFFDNAKCLETQWYETLSGMYPNAVIIGASSSGNVSNTTISDHDAVVTAITFERSAVRCVSKKIADCADAETLGATLGQELLGESLRHVMILSDGLLINGSELARGFSQVLHEGIAITGGLAGDGTRFGTTYVMAQAPAQTGIVAAIGLYGETLQAKSGCFAGWEEFGPERVITRSKGNILYTIDDKPALALYKSYLGEFAVDLPGSGLRFPMSVREDRTAIPIIRTLLAVNEEEQSLTFAGDVPEGNLCRLLKTNMDLLIEHAGLAAQASKLDQDQEFLVIAVSCVGRRLVLGQLCEEEIEIIRETLGEKAVITGFYSYGELSELGASRCTLHNQTMTLVSIYE